AAGGACAATACACCTATAACATTACCAACATAGCTTTTTTATTCATCAATAACCGTTTGCCATGTATGATTTGTAGTGAAAACGTTATGTTCCTAACTTTACTTAATGCCCAAAACCTCTAAAGTAAAGGCTAATTAACCCTTGGAAACCCTCAAATATAGGAATCACAAAGTCTGCATCTATATATGTGAAGTCCAACAAAGTTAAAAatgactggaaaaaaaaaagaaaaagaaaaacgttacaagttacaaccatTGAGTCCAATTTCTTCTTTCAAAATGAGTGTAGCCATGGTTAATAGCTCCACGGTAATGGGATTCATCCAAGACACAAAGAAGTTTAACAATTGCATCAATGAATGTTTTGAGATGCTAGATATTGATGGTAATGGTAAGCTTTCAAGAGAATTGCTTTATGGGGGTCTTCATAAGCTTTTGTCATTGGAAAACAATACGAACCAAGAGGAAGAGATCTATAATCTCTATGAAGTAATTTTCAAGAGGTTTGATAAGGATGAAAAAGGTTTCATTGATCGAATGGAATTTGAGTCTCTTATTAGGGAGCTCATGCTAGCCATGGGTCGTGGAATTGGTGATTTGCCAGTTCTAGTGGCTCTTGAGGAACACAGTCTGCTTATGAAGGCTGTTCAATATGAAGTGGCTAGCTTAAAGGAAGGTAGTcgaaagaataaaagaaagagagaaaagaatgtgCTTCGTGATATATGCCTTTGTTGTCATAAATTGGAAACTAGCTAGCAACAAAAAAACGTAATAgcaattttgggttttttattattttttttatttttattttttgagaagtcttatttttttattttgctccTAGTAGAAACGTAATTGCAATTAGTTTTGTaagttttaaatatttatgtgataATTTACCTAGTGATTTGGATGTTGTATTTCAATTGGATTTgccttaatttttaataaaatatcgCTTATCttttgctccaaaaaaaaaaaaagtgatccacacaaataattattatttactacAATTTAGCGTATGGCATATcatcaaacaagaaatataaaaactatAACATAGGAAAATTTGGTAACGTAGtgaaaaattgatgaaaaatctCTTCAAACATTTAAACGACTCCAAGGACACAAATAGTCCAATAGAAAATCTACTATGAAGGAACAATTACAAATAATCAGGACTCAAAACCTTTAATATTTCTAACAATGTTACTTGAGCAAGCGTTGAGCAAACATTTTGTTTAACTTATATGATCGCTCTAGTAAGTCCTTAATTCACTCAAgttaaacttttgaaacttgGGATCTTCATGTAACTTACGACTCAAAACTTTCAACAATATTATGAACATACCCTTTACATACAATTTCACAACTCACTAATTTGTACGAATGTAAGTGGTCAACAAAAAAGTGATGGGTCTATATAATGAGTGGGAAAAAGTCTGCGGacacaataaaatatcataacattttcacaacagaGATGGTGACGCATTCATTATAGGGGGCTTCATTTAAATCCCTTGAgctggcaaaaaaaaaattatatataatttgaaagaGATATAACTCATAGAATTAATAATTAAGCTATATATCAtacaacgatttcaaaatatgaaacctTGTAGATGATAATTGTAGAGCTTCATGTATTTGAGTAACTCTTTTTTTGCGATGTCGATATATTTAagttctcttttgttttagattttgtataatttatgtgtCTTAttaaatctcttaaaaaaaatcctgaaaCGGCCACTATTCACTATCCCTTTGTTTTTAGTTGAGGCAGGTCTGAgtgtaatattttattattttattttaatctatgATGGGTTGACACCTCagttgttgtgaaaaatgttgcaATTGTAAAACAACTACTATAATTAGCGAGCAGAAATTTCCAACACTCACAATTgcaaaaattaataagttgtGAAAGTGGGTGTGCACTAGATTTATTCCAAAGTTTACCTAACTAATTTGTAACGATTATCACACTTTTTTGGCACAATAATATGCAACACAAAACTTGTCCTCTCAAATATAATTATGGAAAATGGTTATTGTTAAGTTTTAGACCCCTGTAAAACACAATATGTTAAGTTTTCTAGGTTAAACATTCATCACATATAACATACACAacgaaaaagtaaataatacaaGATGTGATGACctaaaaaaaccaatgaaacaactCGTTTCAATGTAAAAAACTTGGAGGGAATTATCCCAAGAGAACAATCCACTATATCAAATTGAGATTTACAGTCAAGAATACCAATTTGTAGTAAGTCTAACACAGTTACCAAATTATGCTCTAAACTCATATTTCTTTGATCTGGATCTGCTCTCACATGAACCTCCAGTTCATGTCTCGATCTTCTATACACTTAATAGCTGAAGGCTTTGCTACAACTTTACTCCACCGGTACTAGCAATATAGATTTGATCTTTGGTAGGTGCCTGATAGAGATAGACAGTACAAAAcctcacaaatctcacaagagtaACTCTCAAGACTTGAAAAACGGGTATtaaggttttccttttatacttagtaGTGTTGAACTCAAACCTTAAATGTTTCGTGGGTTGTTGGGCCTTATTTAAAATTCTGTAGAATTGCAGTTCAATTGATTGAAGGCTTTTCTTGATCAGTCGAGCTTGACAGATTTTGAATTCTTCATTCTATTGCTTATacgttcttgaatcttgacttgtatcAACTTGAGCAATGTCTATAACACTTCAAAGACCCTAAGATCTAATCCTAGACAAGtttttgttctcggtttgccaaTATATAACATATTTAGAACCTGATGTCGCGGAAGCTTGAAAAAAGTGCACATGATGCTCTATTGATGGAACAGAAATTAAACTATTAGCTTCtggtagtaaacctcgaatccacaAGGGGTTTCTCTAAATCCACAAGGAGATAAACTAGAAACCATTAGAGaaagaatttgacaaaagtcggtgtttattgataatagtttGAAAACTGAATTGCCTTTGGAGGGTACAATgtgtttaaatagtaaaaagaaaacctagGGCAACTAAAAACCCTAAGGCGGCTACAAAAGCATATAAACCCCTAATTTGACTAAACAAACATTAAAAGCActtaaaaagaaggaaataaatgccctaaacctaaaatacataaaaataccaaatataaaaattagagaaattaatttgaatattcTGTCCTACATCAGACCCCTTCACTTAAAACAAACTCATTCTCAAGTTGATGGTTGAAGtatgaaatttgaaatcttcCATGCCAAGAGAACAAATACTTTGAATACTTCATCTTCCTTGTCTTCTTGCCAAACTTGAAAGTCATCAATTGAGCAACTTGAACTTCTTGTCCTTTGATCTTCATGCAATTGACAGTATTCACCAAATAAGAGTCGataatcaaatcaaatctttcCACCCCaataaaatcaagaaactttgtttcaatgtcTCCCACCAAAATAATAGGAGCTTGAACGTTGCCATCATCTAATTTGACTTCATCGAGATCCTTGAAACTttcctcttcatcttcatcctcaATTGCCTCTACCATCTCGACTTCAAGATATTTCTCTATTATAGGGTTTTCATCAATCTCTTCCACAATTTTTATTTCAGGTTTTTCTTCCATAATAAGGCGTTCATTAATTTTCTTagaaatctctatattttcttctttgacttcTACATATTCTTCAAGAAAAGTATTTTCTTCAACATGTAATTCCTCCCTTTGTGGAATATATGGCTCCTCAAAATAAGTCAAGTATGAACTTCTTGGCCAATAATAATCTtatattgtattcaacaagatTTCTTCACATTCCAAAGGATAAAAATTGATAGCAAACATCTTTTTCATCCTTGGCCATGAACGAATCTTGTCTTTACCTTGTCGGATTCTATTAGATTTTACTCATCCCCACTAACATAAGGCATACTTATTAAGTTTATACAAAGCAAGTCCAACTTTTCTCTCATAACAAATATTCTCATAATCAAATAAATTCTCTAGATCAAGtaaccaatcaagaaaatcttattttaaaaaatacccATTAAAACTTGCAATTCTATTATAAGGCCTATATGAGATTTGCTTACCAATAAATTGCCCGTGAGTTACGTCTCTGCTACATTTATCCCTATTATTTCTATTCTTCAATTTCGCCATCCTAGCATAGATATTTGTGAGTGCTTGTTGTACATCATGTAATACTCATTAAGTTATACGCCGTTGTTGTGGCGGTGGTTAACGTTTCGTCGGTTAGCAATCAGACCAGGGTAAATCAAGGCTCTAATACTAACTAATGTCGTGGAAGCCT
This genomic stretch from Quercus lobata isolate SW786 chromosome 3, ValleyOak3.0 Primary Assembly, whole genome shotgun sequence harbors:
- the LOC115980617 gene encoding uncharacterized protein LOC115980617 translates to MVNSSTVMGFIQDTKKFNNCINECFEMLDIDGNGKLSRELLYGGLHKLLSLENNTNQEEEIYNLYEVIFKRFDKDEKGFIDRMEFESLIRELMLAMGRGIGDLPVLVALEEHSLLMKAVQYEVASLKEGSRKNKRKREKNVLRDICLCCHKLETS